One stretch of Pirellulales bacterium DNA includes these proteins:
- a CDS encoding rhomboid family intramembrane serine protease yields MGFADRDYYRDERQGIHLGGQWSAVGALMAINAAVFLIGMFSPIVGPGGENWVQLHLALGGDLFQQPWNAWQLLTYGFVHADIWHIAFNMLGLWVFGAEVESVYGKREFYRLYLSLIVCAGLVFAAVQTGTEQISRTIGASGGVMGVAVIFACHFPRRSMLVFPIPVAIPAAVLVAFYILMDLLGVQSLQSPVAHWAHLGGAAFGFLYFRTGWSLFRLWPRKLKFRLPISNSKLFRRPKLRLHHEERGETDSSQDDYLTTRRMQQQVDQLLEKISSSGESSLTEEERQFLANASRRYQQQRRR; encoded by the coding sequence ATGGGTTTTGCTGACCGCGATTATTACCGAGATGAACGCCAGGGCATCCATCTTGGCGGCCAGTGGTCGGCCGTTGGCGCACTGATGGCGATCAATGCCGCGGTGTTTTTGATCGGCATGTTTTCGCCGATTGTCGGCCCCGGTGGCGAAAACTGGGTCCAGTTGCATCTTGCCCTTGGCGGTGATTTATTCCAGCAACCGTGGAATGCGTGGCAACTGCTGACTTATGGTTTTGTCCATGCCGATATTTGGCACATTGCCTTCAACATGCTTGGGCTGTGGGTGTTTGGAGCGGAAGTCGAATCGGTGTATGGGAAGCGCGAGTTTTATCGATTGTACCTTAGTTTGATTGTTTGCGCCGGATTGGTGTTTGCAGCGGTTCAAACGGGAACGGAGCAAATTAGTCGCACTATTGGCGCTTCGGGGGGCGTCATGGGAGTCGCGGTTATTTTTGCTTGCCATTTTCCACGTCGGTCGATGCTCGTCTTTCCGATCCCGGTGGCCATTCCTGCGGCAGTGCTCGTTGCATTTTACATCCTGATGGATCTGCTGGGTGTCCAGAGTCTGCAAAGTCCGGTTGCGCATTGGGCGCATCTCGGCGGCGCGGCATTTGGATTTTTGTACTTCCGAACTGGCTGGAGCCTGTTCCGACTCTGGCCAAGGAAGCTGAAATTCAGACTTCCAATTTCCAATTCGAAATTATTCCGCCGACCGAAACTGCGTTTGCATCATGAAGAGCGCGGAGAAACCGATAGTTCGCAGGACGACTACTTAACTACGCGGCGGATGCAGCAGCAAGTCGATCAACTGCTGGAAAAAATTAGCAGTTCGGGCGAAAGTAGCCTGACGGAGGAAGAGCGACAATTTCTGGCCAACGCCAGCCGACGGTATCAACAGCAGCGCCGGCGATGA